Proteins from a genomic interval of Loxodonta africana isolate mLoxAfr1 chromosome 25, mLoxAfr1.hap2, whole genome shotgun sequence:
- the LOC100676226 gene encoding protein FAM163A: protein MTAGTVVITGGILATVILLCIIAVLCYCRLQYYCCKKNAAEEADEEEEEHDLPTHSRGPTCNACSSQALDGRGSLAPLARTSEPCSQPCRAVGSHCTTCSPYSSPFYIRTADMVPNGGGGERLSFTPTYYKEGGPLPLKMAVPHSYPVTWPGSGHEAFTNPRAISTDV, encoded by the exons ATGACAGCGGGAACGGTTGTGATCACTGGCGGAATCCTAGCTACGGTGATCCTGCTCTGCATCATCGCTGTCCTGTGCTACTGCCGGCTTCAG TATTACTGCTGCAAGAAGAACGCAGCCGAGGAGGCagacgaggaggaggaggagcatgACCTCCCCACGCACTCCAGAGGCCCCACCTGCAATGCCTGCAGCTCCCAAGCCCTGGACGGCCGGGGCAGCCTGGCGCCTCTCGCCCGCACCAGCGAGCCTTGCAGCCAGCCATGCAGGGCGGTGGgcagccactgcaccacctgcTCCCCATACAGCTCCCCCTTTTACATACGGACGGCTGACATGGTGCCCAACGGGGGAGGCGGCGAGAGGCTCTCCTTCACTCCCACGTACTACAAGGAGGGGGGACCCCTGCCCCTCAAAATGGCAGTGCCCCACAGTTACCCGGTGACCTGGCCAGGCTCTGGGCATGAGGCTTTCACCAATCCAAGGGCTATTAGTACAGACGTGTAA